The Camelina sativa cultivar DH55 chromosome 16, Cs, whole genome shotgun sequence sequence GACGTCATACCAATCCGATCAAACCACATTTGAAGGAAGCAAATCTGAAAGGTAGACTAGAATTTTGCATTTCTATGCTCGATAAGAATACTCTACCTCATGAACCGAAGTTTGTTGATATGTACAATATTGTGCATATCGATGAAAAGTGGTTTTATATGACGAAGAAGACCGCGAAATATTATCTACTTCCGGTTGAAGACGATCCACATCGTACATGCCAAAGTAAGAATTTTATTGGGAAAGTAATGTTTCTAGCGGCGATGGCTCGTCCAAGATTTGATGAGGAAGGAAATGAGGTATTTTCTGGAAAAATTGGTATCTTTCCATTTGTTACTTTGGAAGCAGCTAAGAGGCGGAGTAAGAATAGAGATGCAGGAACTTTGGAACTAAAAGCATCAACTTCTGTTAAGAGGGAGGATATAAAGGCATGCTTGATTGAAAAAGTTCTTCCCAAAATTTATGAAAAGTGGCCAAGAGAAGATAGGGGAAAGACTATTTTTATCCAACAAGACAATGCGAGGACACATATCGCATGCTCGGATACAGATTTTCAAGAAGCAGCGTCAAGATATGGCTTTGACATACAGTTGAAGTCTCAACCACCGAACTCGCCAgatctaaatattttagatcTTGGATTTTTTAGTGCCATTCAATCGCTGCAACATAAAGCATGTCCAAAAACCATAAAAGATCTTGTTTGTGCGGTAGAAGAGTCATTTGAAAGGTATCCTACAAATCAGGTAAACCGTATCTTTTTGACTCTTCAATCTTGTATGCTAGAGATCATGAAAGTTGGAGGatcaaacaagtacaagataCCGCATATGAAGAAATCTACATTGGAAAGAAATGGTCTTCTTCCAAACAATTAAGTTGTGATGCTATGTTGCTGGAACAGGTGTTGAACATTCTCAGGTCGTCAAATTAGTAGAAATGGTCTTCTTTtgtctatgttttttttctgtttgtgaACATTCTCAGATCGGATTTTATTGGTTGTAAACTCTTGATGATACCTCTGCAGTTCTAAGGATTTTATTACTTCAGCGACACTCTAAggattttgtgttcttttgtaTACATGTATTGGGTTGTGATGAGTGAGAGAAGCTTAtccaaatatagaaaaatactcCACTAGTCCTCTACGTTCATAGCAAGTGGAACAATatctaaagagaaaaaaacaaaaaacaaaaaaaaaatgagaaagaaagaagcataGCCATCACACGAACCATACTTATTTGTATTGATGCATAACTACAAGTCTACACCAATAAAATCACAgtaaaaaatttgagaaataagTAGATTTCAACTACTGTGGACTTGAATTGAAAAGCTATCAGCTGTCTTGAGAAAAGCTATTGTGGAGTATTTGATGTTGATTTCCCCTGTTTCGATCCAATACAAAATCTTCAGCAATACAAAATAAAGCAAAGCAATTTATCAACGGACTAGTCactttttctgcaaaaaaaaatcaataagattATCTACTGCATCAAACTGCATcacatgaaattttaattatgatacAAACCTTAGAATATGCAGGGAGCAATATCTTCAGCATATCCAATTTAATTTCTTCCCATGACTTTTCCAGATGAGAGGCTACTTCGTCGTAATACGGTTCGTCCAGATCGAATTGATGAATGGTCCCATAAACTGCCTTTTGAtcgatttaagtttttttgctatgctttctttttgttctggTATTTCGGTGGGAGgagtttcttctttgttgtcatgaaaatatttgtttaaatcaAATTTGTGAGGATTTGATTTGCTAATGggttgaacttcttttgatttgctttctctattttccatttttttgtctcagatttttttttttaatgaaaaaatcaGTTTCTAAACCCATGAATTTGAAAGACGATAAGTTTTGCAAAAATGGAATAATGACACGATAAGTTTCACATAAAATTGTTTGACCAAAATTGTTTTAATACTTGCATAGaaatctgaaaaaaatctatattttggAACAAAGAGAAAAGCTAAACAATTCTATATTTTGGAATTGAGGGAGTATATTATTtggaaaacataaatttaaatgtatATACGCTTATTGAGTTTTCCTGGTctagttattattttaaaattattttttgggcTGTTTAAACTATTTGTTATAATGGGGGCTGGATAATTTACATGGGCCTGTACAATAATAATGGTATACCTTACCAAAGATATGGTTTTTAGTGGGTTTACCGTATTTGATATGAACATATTTAAtagccaatatatatatatatatgtatagtataaCATATAGTAcaaaaacaatgtaaacttaaaattatatactttaaaaagactaaaataaaTTAGCAAACTTCCACGACAAACAaatgaattaatgtatttttttttttttttaattttaactttcaAATTAATTACTGCAAGAAAAAATCACTCATTACTATATGCAAGTGTTACGTCTAACATCACCCACACAACATGTGGTATCTCTCCCAAGAACATCCTCTGATTTGCatcttaaataaaaatagttcAGTTTATCCTAACATTTTAATCCTATATAGATAACATTATTATAGCATAGCATTCATAGACGATCACATTAAccattaaaaagataaaatccaaaatataaagTATTGCAAgtgattaattttgtttgttacacAAATGTTCTTAGATTAATTCTATAAAACAAGtttggttcaaaaaaaaaaatgttccacAGTATTTTAATCACTTGCAATActttatattttggattttatctttttaatggTTAATGTGATCGTCTATGAATGCTATGCTATAATAATGTTATCTATATAGGCAGCCCCATCTTAAATTAATATGGGACCTctgtcaaaatttaaaaaaacctaaaaacccttaataatttttttttttgaaaaaattggacTTTTTTgcttaaagaatttttttaatatttgggatGGACCCATGGCATTTGCCTACTCTGCCATGGGGTAGAGACGGCCCTGTATATAGGATTAAAATGTTAGgataaattaaactattttttggttttagtttaagCTCCTGTATAGATAACATGATAGTCAAATGTGATCGTCTGACTTTAAGCTCCTTAAATTTCTTCTTATCTACgctttttggttttagtttctcCGATGATGAAGGGCTACCATGGCGGACTTGAAATCTCGATCTCCCATGGTGGACTCAAACGTATCTTCAGAAATGGTGGGTGATTTGGTGGTTTTGTTTAAGCTCTTTatgtttcgtttcttttttcgTGTTTAAGGAGAAAAACAGAGACTGTAAGCTCCTTTAGTTTCTTCTTATCTACGCTTTTTGGTTGTAGTTTCTCCAATGATGAAAGGCTACCATGTGGACTTGAAATCCCGATCTCCCATGGTGGACTCGGACGTATCTTCAATGGTGGGTGATTTGGTGGTTttgtttacataaataaatggaagaataattttcctttttcccttTTGGTCATATGCgtgaaaaaaaatgttcattttTACATGacttttattataatattttttcttatctcCAACtttatctaagaaaaataaaataaatatatatatatatatatatatatatatatatatataaattggacCAATATAGTAATTTCACAATTTCTTTTGgataattgatttaatttttatacacatgtggagtttttcttttcttgtgtcTACGAATGAAACTGAAATTGGCATTTTTCTTGTGATATGTTTTATTAtcgtgtattattattatttcctaTTCTTGGATATATAGAGGGTTGAAAGAAAAATTCTTGTGGACAAAAGAGGAGAAGGAAAATTGGTAAGATTCTCTAGatagttaataatatttttacattatacATACCTTAAGAGATATAGCGGCAAATTCACGGTTGAAAACAATGAAGAAAGACATATATAACTGATCCAAAAGCTAGCGGAGCTGTGTCAAATGATATACTAGAAGAAAAAATTCTCAAACATTTCCCAGCCAAGAAACATCTTGTTcgatattttttccaaaaaaaaaagaaaaacatcttgTTCGATACCCTCCTTGTTCTTCGGTCGGAACTACCTagtgattcttttttttgttaaaatgatTGCTGTTCAAGAACCATTTTGTTGGAGACTATTTCAAAAGATCATGACGACTACAAcaaaattaatctttatttGTTCTTACAAATTTCAATCATATCCACGTAGTGAAATTTCATTTCAATAATATTGGTCAAAATTCGGAatattttcttatgttgttttgCGAGAGTGCACATGCCTACCAGATACGAAACACTCTTTTATTTAATAGTTGATTTTTGTGGTGCTATTCAATTCTTTTTGCAAAGAAcataaatctatattaaaagactcaacaaattaaagaatcaaAATCTATAGAATTGTGTAAATTAAATAATGTTTAATTACTTTAAGCTCCTAGTTTCTCTGTGCAAACAAATCCAATCCGTCCTCATCCAGTTCTGGTGGGACGACAAGccggagaaaaagaagatttgcTGGGTGGTTTGGGATACTCTCACCTTACCGAAGTACGCAGGAGGTTTAGGCTTTCGAGATGTGGAAGTGTGCAATGATGCCCTCTTAGCGAAGTCTGCCTGGAAGCTCTTGAGCCAACCCACCTCCCTACTTGCGCGGGTTCTCTTAGGCAAATATTGCAATTCCTCTAGCTTTGTAGATTATTCATCTTCTCCAAAAATAGCATCTCATGATTGACGCAGTATAATGGTGGGTAGGGATCTGCTTCTCAAAGGACTAGGCTGGGCTGTGGGGACGGGAGATTACATAAAGGTTTGGGAGGATCCATGGCTATCCCTCTCTCAACCAAAGACTCCTTTTGGTCCTCCTACTGCAGCTACAACTGACTTAACAGTTCAAGAGCTCCGCTGCCCTGAATCCAATGACTGGAATGTGGATGTTATTCGTCAGATTTTACCTCAATATGAGGAGGATATAAGAATACTAGCTCGGTTCCTtcgagggtttttttttgtctggcTACCTGAAAAATCAGGCTCTTACTCGACAAAATCCGGGTATGCTCTTGCAAAAACGTTTCCCCAGAAGGATGATTGCACCAGGTTTGAGTGGCTTAAGCTTGTTTGGCAACCAAAAATTGTCCCCAAACTGAATCACTTTCTCTGGAAACTCGCCTCTGGGGCATTACCAGTTGGGTCAAACCTAACTAAAAGAGGTGTCCAAGGCGTTGCTGGTTGTAAACGTTATGGAGGCTATGAAGATGAGGTTCATTTGTTTGCGGGATGTGCCTTTGCAGGTGAAGTGTGGGGACTAGCTCCCTTTGTGAACCAACCTGATCATAGCTTGATCACATCCACTCAACAGCTACTGTAGGGTTTTAACCGACTGACATGCCTACTCCCTGTGGGAGTGTCTCATACCCCACTGACTCCATGGATTCTCTGGAACATTTGGACTGCTCGTAACCTCCTACTCTTTGAAGATTGTTCCTGCTCGGCAAAAGAAGTCCTCCTCAAAGCCATCGTAGCAGCTAGACAGCCAAGAAGCTCAAATTGTCATTCCCAAGACAGTACCACGCACCCTTGTGGCTTCTTTCACTCCTGACCCCCCTGACACACACATATGTTTTGCCGATGCAGCTTGGTGCTCGATGAAAGGTATGTGTGGCGTGGGATGGATTCTCCAGGACCCTTCTGGCCTGCAACTCTCTCAGGCGTCTTCCTCATGTTCTTTTGTGCCTTAGTAGCAGAGGTGTTGGCGATTCGCAATGCTCTGGCTGACATCACTTCAATCGCTCATCTCCATTCAATCCGATCCTTGAAGATCTTCTCAGACTCACAGTCTCTTATTAAGCTTATTAATACTGATGGAAGCCTTAAGGAACTCAGGGGTATCCTCCATAATATCTCCCGCCTAAAAGCTCTCCTTCCTGCtatctccttttcttttatcCCTAGACTTGATAATTCAGCTGCTGACTCTCTAGCTAAGGCTGCTCTTTATTCTTCCTTGTGTGTAATCAATTCATCCCCTAGTGGAGTGTAAACTTCCCAACTTTTAAGATTAATCTACgcgtttgaccaaaaaaaaaatgtttaattactttcaatatatgtagatttattctgtttttgctgttgtcttttttttttcttaatgtaaGTCGACTCTTCCCTAATTGTGAAAAGTAAATAGAATATATACAAAAGCTGGAATAAAATATTTCCCAGACTAAATGTTTTAGTATTAAGTCGAATATATCtaaatggaattttttttcGAAGGGCATGCATGTGTGCTACAATCATGAAtcatatatacagtatgtgCACACACTACAAAGGTTAATGAGTGCAGAATTAGAAACCGACGTTAGGGCCATGCAgctcttgttttcctttttattcttcttttcataCAACATTACAGCTCTTCGATCTTGTTTAAGAGTATAAGAATTGAGAAATCTATAGCAATTGTGTGCCCAGTTTATGACTATCGCAGAAATCACATCTAGTAAAGACCCTTGTCTTGTCTCTGGTAGATTGGAATGATCTTGATTCAAATGTGATGTGATCTCATAATGACGTTTGTGATTTCTAAGTTTCTAACTTGTGTTGGTAAATTCCGCATGGTTTGGTATTTAATTATGCTCGCTATGAGCCTGGCagacaaaaggtttttgttatatatatatatatatatattttaaaaatataagtgaAAGATTGATGTATACAAAAGTATTTTCCAGAAAATGTATAAAGTAAGccttaaatatttattttagcttAATAAAAGTGAAATACATTTATAGTATttacttcttctcctttttgttt is a genomic window containing:
- the LOC104753193 gene encoding uncharacterized protein LOC104753193, whose amino-acid sequence is MDYNIDLNFPILNHEAEVLIDLNQIPRIEEDDLSHGDEVFDHPINHNPENDDQFQGDTILPSGRRNVSNQERWAIFSALLARSDNGNLNRYHTKEVSDLFSVPIQIVRKIWRRAKETAKDGKVDVSHRRTGNCGRKKIALDVDKVATIPLQKRTTLRTFAIAMDMSLGTLHRRKKEGAIRRHTNPIKPHLKEANLKGRLEFCISMLDKNTLPHEPKFVDMYNIVHIDEKWFYMTKKTAKYYLLPVEDDPHRTCQSKNFIGKVMFLAAMARPRFDEEGNEVFSGKIGIFPFVTLEAAKRRSKNRDAGTLELKASTSVKREDIKACLIEKVLPKIYEKWPREDRGKTIFIQQDNARTHIACSDTDFQEAASRYGFDIQLKSQPPNSPDLNILDLGFFSAIQSLQHKACPKTIKDLVCAVEESFERYPTNQVNRIFLTLQSCMLEIMKVGGSNKYKIPHMKKSTLERNGLLPNN